The sequence AGCCCCGGGCACAACAACGAGAAGCGCGGAAGGGTAAGTTCATGGAGAACCTGAATACCTCAGTTCAATCAACAGGTGACCAGGAAAATTCACGATCACTGGCCAGCCGAATCGCCAGGAAACTGGTTATTCAGCAGCTAAACCAGCTTGGCGATGGCGTCCTGACCGTTTTTGAGGACGGCTTTGATGCCCTGGTATTCGGGGATGGCGATACCCGGTATCCGTCGGCCGAATTGGTCATTCACGATCACAGCACCTGGCGTGATCTACTTACCGGCGGCAGCGTGGGTGCGGCGGAAGCCTTCGTGAACGGCGACTGGTCGACGCCGGATCTGGTCGCGCTGCTGCGTTTTTTTACTCGCAACGTGGATCGCATGAACGAGTTTGAGGACCGGTTCAGCTGGGTAACTAAGCCGGCACTCAAGGGCCTTCACTGGCTGAACCGGAATACACGGGAAGGTTCTCGAAAAAACATCAGTGCCCATTACGATCTTGGCAACGACCTGTTCGAGCTCTTCCTTGACCCGACCATGATGTACTCGTCGGCCATTTACCCGAGTGAGCACGCAACCCTGGACGAGGCCGCCGTCCACAAACTGGACACCATCTGCCAAAAACTGGACCTGCAGCCTGAAGACCGAGTCATCGAGATCGGTACCGGCTGGGGCGGCTTTGCGATTCACGCCGCCAAGCACTATGGCTGTCACGTCACCACGACCACCATTTCCAAAGAGCAGCTGGAACTGGCGAAGGCCCGGGTCGCGGAAGAAGGCCTCGACGACCGAATTACGTTGCTGTTCGATGACTACCGGGATCTCGAGGGTAGGTTCGACAAACTGGTTTCCATCGAAATGATTGAGGCCGTTGGACCTCAGTTTCTCGACAGCTACCTGGCGCAAATCAGCACTCTGTTGAAACAGGATGGACTTGCGTTGGTCCAGGCCATCAATATGCCGGAACAGCGCTACCAACGCGCCTTGAAGAATGTCGATTTCATACAGCGCTTTATCTTTCCGGGCAGCTTCATTCCATCCTTCGGTGCCATCCTTGACTCTGTAAGGACCCAAAGCGATCTGGTGCTGACACACGCCGAAGACCTTGGCTTTCATTATGCCCGTACCCTGCACGACTGGTGCGAGCGGTTCATGGCGAATTCCGGGAAACTCGACTCTCTGGGCTACGACCAAGCCTTCCGACGTCTCTGGGAGTTCTATTTCGCGTACTGCGAGGCGGGCTTCAGCGAACGCGCCATAGGCGTGTCCCAGATCCTGTTGGCGAAACCCGGAAACAAGCGATCGAATATCCTGAGCCTATGATCCCGTCCGAGACTACCCGAAACATTTTGAACTTTGCCGTCTTCCAGGCCGGCTGGCTGATTTGCATTCTGTATCCGGGAATGCCGGCGGCAAGTCTGGTCGTGGGGCTCCTGATTCTGCACTTCGTGCTGGTAAGCCAGAAGCGAATGAGCGAGCTCCAGTTCATCGGTTTGGGAACCGTACTCGGGGCCTCCCTCGATCTTCTGTGGTTCCGTACTGGCATCCTGGCAGGTACCGAAGGCGAAGTGCTGCTCACCCCGCCCTGGCTAGTCGCGATCTGGGCCATTTTCATGACCACCCTCAACCATTCCCTCAACTGGATCAGTCGCAAGGCCTGGTTGCCTTTTGTTCTCGCCCCCATTGCCGGCCCCTTTGCCTACTGGTCCGCCAGCAAACTGGGGGCGGTTACCCTGCCCGAGCTGCTGCCGTCCCTGGTGGCGCTGGCGCTTGGGTGGCTGGTGGTGTTCCCGCTGCTCCTGTTCCTCAGAAAATCCCTGTACCCGGAGCTTCAGCAATGACCATGAAAACGGCCGGACGGGCTGCCACCTCAGTATTCCTGCTGGCGACTTCAGGGGCTTTTGCGTCCGAGATGAGCTTCACCGGAACCGCCAGGACCGATGCAGGAGAGGTACTGTACGTGGAAACTCACGGTGTCTCAGGCACTTGCGAGGATGGCGTCTTTGCCCCGCAAGAGCACCGGGTTGGCTATCAAAGACAAGAGCAAGACAGCGCTTTCGCGACCAAGAAGCTCGACTATACCGGTTCCGTCATTCGCCCCTCCGTCGATTTCCGCCAGCCTGAGTTCGACGAATCCCTGTCGATTGAATACTCCGGGCAAGATACGCTGGTGATCAACTGGCAAATGCCTGAAGGGGAAAGCCGAACCTTCGATGTTCCCTACTCCAATAACGTTGTGGTCGATGCAGGCTTTGACAACTTCGTCCGACGCAACTGGCAAGCCGTGCTGAATGGCGATTCCGTAGAGTTCAGGTTTCTCGGCCCCACCCGAGGCGAACACTATGCGTTTGTCCTCGAAGCCGCTGACAGTTCAAAGGTCACAGCGGATCATGTCGTACAGATCCGGCCTACCGGAATGATCCTGCGGTTCCTGGTGGACCCCATCATTCTCGGCTACGACAGCCGGGGCGTCCTGACGGATTACTACGGGCTTACCAATATCCGGAAGAACAAGGACATGAATTTCACCGCCCACATTCAATATTCCGTGGTCAACTGGCCGGATTGTGAACTGACTCCCTGAAAGCGTCGCCACTGCCAAAGCCTCCACCCACAGTCATTGTGTTAAACTCGCGGCGGAGTCAACGCCGGAGAATCAGCACCCATGATGTTTGTGTCGTTCAACGTCAACAGTATTCGTACCCGTCTGCACCAGCTCGAAGCCGTCATCACCAACCTTAATCCCGACGTCATTGGCCTTCAGGAAACCAAGGTCCGGGACGAAGAGTTTCCGGTAGAGGCCATTCGTGAACTCGGCTATCACGTTCACTTCCATGGCCAGAAAACCCATTACGGCGTTGCACTGCTCTCCCGAATCAAGCCCGACACCGTCCTGAAGGGTTACCCATGGGACGGCGAAGACTCCCAGCGCCGCCTGATTACCGGTCACTTCACCGTGAATGGCGAGCCGCTCACCGTCGTCAACGGTTACTTTCCCCAGGGCGAAAGCCGGGACCACCCGGTGAAGTTTCCCGCCAAGGAAAAGTTCTACGCTGATCTCATGAAGTATCTGGATGATCTCAAGAAACGCGGTGGCCACGTGGTGGTCATGGGCGATATGAATATTTCCCCCACCGACAGGGATATTGGGATCGGGGCGGACAATGCGAAGCGATGGCTCCGCACCGGAAAATGCAGCTTCCTGCCCGAAGAGCGGGAATGGCTGGGCCAGGTCGAAGCCCGGGGTTACACGGACGTGTTCCGGCACCTGCATCCTGAAGAATCGGATACTTTCAGCTGGTTTGATTATCGCAGTAAAGGGTTTGAGCGAGATCCGCGCCGGGGACTGCGCATCGACCTGATTATGGCCAACGACAGCCTTCTGCCGAAAGCCCTGGAAGCCGGTGTGTCGTATGACATCCGCGCCATGGAACGTCCCTCCGATCATTGCCCTGTCTGGGCAAATTTTGAACTATAGGACCGGGCCGGCCGCGACATGAAAAAAGTCAAAACCCGCGACCGTATTCTCGACACCAGCCTGGCGCTGTTCAACAGTGTCGGCGAACCCAATGTGACCACGCTTCTGATCTCCGATGAAATGGATATCAGCCCGGGCAACCTGTATTACCATTTCAAAAGCAAGGGAGACATCGTCGAGGAACTGTTCGGACGGTACGAGGAAGAGATGCTGGACCTGCTGACGGTACCGGAAGACGTCGACATCAGCCTCGACCAACAGGGCTTCTTCCTCCACCTGATGTTCGAAACGGTTGCCCGCTACCGGTTCATCTACCAGGATCTGGTGAATGTTCTTTCCCGGTACGACAAGCTGCAGGGTAGATTCAGGCGATTACGAAAGAAGAAGACGGCTGCCTTTCAGGTGATCTGCGAGAGCTTCCGGCGGCAGAATATGATGGAGATCGGCGCGGAACAACTTCAGGCTTTGTGTGAGC is a genomic window of Marinobacter sp. F4206 containing:
- a CDS encoding class I SAM-dependent methyltransferase — encoded protein: MENLNTSVQSTGDQENSRSLASRIARKLVIQQLNQLGDGVLTVFEDGFDALVFGDGDTRYPSAELVIHDHSTWRDLLTGGSVGAAEAFVNGDWSTPDLVALLRFFTRNVDRMNEFEDRFSWVTKPALKGLHWLNRNTREGSRKNISAHYDLGNDLFELFLDPTMMYSSAIYPSEHATLDEAAVHKLDTICQKLDLQPEDRVIEIGTGWGGFAIHAAKHYGCHVTTTTISKEQLELAKARVAEEGLDDRITLLFDDYRDLEGRFDKLVSIEMIEAVGPQFLDSYLAQISTLLKQDGLALVQAINMPEQRYQRALKNVDFIQRFIFPGSFIPSFGAILDSVRTQSDLVLTHAEDLGFHYARTLHDWCERFMANSGKLDSLGYDQAFRRLWEFYFAYCEAGFSERAIGVSQILLAKPGNKRSNILSL
- a CDS encoding TetR/AcrR family transcriptional regulator; translated protein: MKKVKTRDRILDTSLALFNSVGEPNVTTLLISDEMDISPGNLYYHFKSKGDIVEELFGRYEEEMLDLLTVPEDVDISLDQQGFFLHLMFETVARYRFIYQDLVNVLSRYDKLQGRFRRLRKKKTAAFQVICESFRRQNMMEIGAEQLQALCEQLTLTACYWISFDTLSHLDDRESADPGRGVYQMMHLVIPYLAPDEQNHARLMSRDYL
- the xthA gene encoding exodeoxyribonuclease III; this encodes MMFVSFNVNSIRTRLHQLEAVITNLNPDVIGLQETKVRDEEFPVEAIRELGYHVHFHGQKTHYGVALLSRIKPDTVLKGYPWDGEDSQRRLITGHFTVNGEPLTVVNGYFPQGESRDHPVKFPAKEKFYADLMKYLDDLKKRGGHVVVMGDMNISPTDRDIGIGADNAKRWLRTGKCSFLPEEREWLGQVEARGYTDVFRHLHPEESDTFSWFDYRSKGFERDPRRGLRIDLIMANDSLLPKALEAGVSYDIRAMERPSDHCPVWANFEL
- a CDS encoding DUF2878 domain-containing protein, whose amino-acid sequence is MIPSETTRNILNFAVFQAGWLICILYPGMPAASLVVGLLILHFVLVSQKRMSELQFIGLGTVLGASLDLLWFRTGILAGTEGEVLLTPPWLVAIWAIFMTTLNHSLNWISRKAWLPFVLAPIAGPFAYWSASKLGAVTLPELLPSLVALALGWLVVFPLLLFLRKSLYPELQQ